From a single Carassius carassius chromosome 8, fCarCar2.1, whole genome shotgun sequence genomic region:
- the LOC132145159 gene encoding NADH dehydrogenase [ubiquinone] flavoprotein 1, mitochondrial-like, translating into MLSCLGCPVLSRVLTTGASRAPVAVVAYTASRTTAAANTASPPNSMTLVRFNSSTAQQETPKKTKFGPLADQDRIFTNLYGRHDWRLKGALRRGDWYKTKEILDKGVDWILNEIKVSGLRGRGGAGFPTGMKWGFMNKPSDGRPKYLVVNADEGEPGTCKDREIMRNDPHKLIEGCLVAGRAMGARAAYIYIRGEFYNESSNLQVAINEAYAAGLIGRNACGSGYDFDVFVMRGAGAYICGEETALIESIEGKQGKPRLKPPFPADVGVFGCPTTVANVETVAVAPTICRRGGTWFLSFGRERNSGTKLFNISGHVNNPCTVEEEMSIPLKELIERHAGGVRGGWDNLLCVIPGGSSTPLIPRHVCDTVLMDFDALIQAQTGLGTAALIVMDKSTDVIRAIARLIEFYKHESCGQCTPCREGVDWMNKMMWRFVKGDAQSAEIDMIWEISKQIEGHTICALGDGAAWPVQGLIRHFRPLMESRIADFKQTQQARA; encoded by the exons ATGTTGTCCTGTCTCGGCTGTCCCGTTCTTAGCCGGGTTCTGACCACCGGGGCTTCACGTGCCCCGGTTGCTGTGGTTGCATATACTGCATCACGCACTACTGCAGCCGCCAACACCGCCTCTCCCCCAAACTCCATGACACTGGTGCGGTTCAACAGCAGCACAGCTCAACAG GAAACACCAAAGAAGACCAAATTCGGACCTCTAGCTGACCAGGACAGAATATTCACTAACCTATATGGGCGACATGACTGGAg GCTGAAGGGTGCTCTGAGGAGAGGTGACTGGTACAAGACCAAGGAGATTTTGGATAAAGGAGTGGACTGGATCCTGAATGAGATTAAGGTCTCAGGTCTGCGTGGCAGAGGAGGTGCCGGATTCCCCACAGGGATGAAGTGGGGCTTCATGAACAAGCCCAGCGATGGCAG GCCTAAATATCTGGTGGTGAATGCTGACGAGGGAGAGCCCGGTACCTGCAAGGACAGAGAGATCATGCGTAATGATCCTCACAAGCTGATTGAGGGCTGTCTGGTGGCTGGCAGGGCCATGGGAGCACGTGCTGCCTACATCTACATCCGTGGAGAGTTCTACAATGAGTCGTCCAACCTGCAG GTGGCCATCAACGAGGCCTATGCAGCCGGGCTGATTGGCAGGAACGCATGCGGCTCAGGTTATGACTTTGACGTGTTTGTGATGCGCGGTGCAGGAGCATACATCTGTGGAGAGGAGACGGCGCTGATCGAGTCCATCGAGGGAAAACAGGGAAAACCTCGTCTGAAACCCCCTTTCCCTGCTGATGTGG GTGTGTTTGGCTGTCCAACAACTGTTGCCAATGTTGAGACGGTAGCTGTGGCACCGACCATCTGCCGTCGTGGGGGCACGTGGTTTCTGAGTTTTGGCCGAGAGAGAAACTCTGGCACGAAGCTCTTCAACATTTCCGGCCATGTCAACAACCCCTGCACAGTGGAGGAAGAGATGTCCATTCCTCTAAAGGAGCTCATTGAAAGACATGCAG GTGGTGTGCGGGGTGGTTGGGATAATCTCCTGTGTGTAATTCCTGGTGGCTCTTCCACGCCACTAATCCCACGTCATGTGTGCGACACCGTTCTCATGGATTTTGATGCCCTCATTCAGGCTCAGACTGGTCTTGGCACAGCTGCCCTTATTGTCATGGATAAATCA ACTGATGTTATTCGAGCTATTGCCCGCTTGATTGAATTCTACAAGCACGAGAGCTGTGGGCAGTGCACTCCTTGCAGAGAGG GAGTGGACTGGATGAATAAGATGATGTGGCGCTTTGTGAAAGGCGATGCACAGTCAGCAGAGATTGACATGATCTGGGAGATCAGCAAGCAGATTGAGGGCCACACCATCTGCGCTTTGGGAGACGGAGCCGCATGGCCAGTTCAG GGATTGATCCGTCACTTCCGCCCTTTAATGGAGAGCAGAATTGCAGACTTCAAACAGACACAGCAGGCGCGTGCTTGA